A stretch of the Flavobacterium sp. 5 genome encodes the following:
- a CDS encoding xylulokinase → MYYIGYDIGSSSIKVALVEAETGKKIIVLNEPQNEMEIVSLQPDWAEQDPEIWWQHICVATKRAIREANIDASKIKGVGISYQMHGLVVVDENGSPLRNSIIWCDSRAVEIGNTAFTELGEEKCMTHLLNSPGNFTASKLKWVKENEHEVYKKVYKYMLPGDYIAYKLTGEITTTKNGLSEGMLWDYKENKVADWLLDYYGIAPSMTPKIVENFSNQGFLNEKGAKESGLPIDIPVVYRAGDQPNNALSLNVLNAGEVAATGGTSGVFYAVTDATIGKSTRVNNFVHVNFEEKNPRIGKLLNINGAGIQYRWLRNNMGDETYESMNHKAAKIAIGSDGLVVLPFGNGAERMFNNKNIGTHFLNLNLNIHSSSHLFRAALEGIAFSFVYGMECLKDDNATIGVIRAGNDNLFRSEIFSNTVATLIGHEIEIYNTTGAVGAARAVGLTDGDFEKFGSNISKNDHVMTFLPLQNSESYQVAYQKWKKELEIILTHNK, encoded by the coding sequence ATGTATTATATAGGGTATGATATAGGAAGTTCTTCAATCAAGGTAGCTTTGGTTGAAGCAGAAACGGGCAAGAAAATCATTGTTTTGAATGAACCCCAAAACGAAATGGAGATTGTCTCCTTACAACCCGATTGGGCAGAGCAGGATCCTGAAATTTGGTGGCAACACATTTGCGTAGCGACTAAAAGGGCTATTCGTGAAGCAAATATTGATGCTTCAAAAATAAAAGGAGTAGGGATTTCATATCAAATGCATGGTTTAGTTGTGGTAGATGAAAATGGAAGTCCATTGCGTAATTCCATTATCTGGTGTGATAGTAGAGCAGTTGAAATTGGGAACACAGCTTTCACAGAATTAGGTGAAGAAAAATGCATGACACATTTATTGAATTCCCCTGGAAATTTTACAGCTTCAAAGTTAAAATGGGTTAAAGAAAATGAGCATGAGGTTTACAAAAAAGTGTATAAATACATGCTTCCTGGAGATTATATCGCTTACAAATTAACAGGCGAAATTACTACAACCAAAAATGGTTTGTCCGAAGGTATGCTTTGGGATTACAAAGAAAATAAAGTAGCTGATTGGTTATTAGATTATTATGGAATTGCTCCTTCAATGACACCAAAAATAGTTGAAAATTTTAGTAATCAAGGTTTTTTAAACGAAAAAGGAGCTAAAGAATCAGGGCTTCCAATTGATATCCCTGTTGTATATAGAGCAGGAGATCAACCGAATAACGCACTTTCTTTAAATGTTTTGAATGCAGGTGAAGTGGCGGCAACAGGAGGAACATCTGGTGTTTTTTATGCTGTAACTGATGCTACAATTGGAAAAAGTACACGTGTAAATAATTTTGTGCATGTAAATTTTGAAGAAAAAAATCCTCGAATCGGTAAATTATTAAATATAAACGGAGCAGGAATTCAGTATCGATGGTTGCGAAACAATATGGGGGATGAAACCTATGAATCAATGAATCATAAAGCAGCTAAAATTGCAATTGGTTCTGATGGGTTGGTAGTACTTCCTTTTGGGAATGGAGCAGAACGTATGTTTAATAACAAAAACATTGGCACCCATTTTTTAAATCTGAATTTAAATATTCACAGCAGTTCACATTTATTTAGGGCAGCTTTAGAAGGAATTGCTTTTTCATTTGTGTACGGAATGGAATGCCTGAAAGACGATAATGCAACAATTGGAGTTATTCGTGCAGGTAACGATAATTTATTTCGCTCCGAAATATTCTCAAATACAGTTGCCACTTTAATTGGACACGAAATAGAAATTTATAACACAACAGGAGCGGTAGGTGCTGCAAGAGCAGTAGGATTAACTGATGGTGATTTCGAAAAATTTGGTTCAAATATTTCGAAAAACGATCACGTAATGACGTTTTTGCCTTTGCAAAATAGCGAATCATACCAAGTTGCTTATCAAAAATGGAAAAAAGAATTAGAAATAATATTAACTCATAATAAATAA
- the uxuA gene encoding mannonate dehydratase gives MIKMQQAMRWFGPQDTVNLIDIKQAGASAVVSALHHIPVGDVWEVDEIKARQEIVRNAGLKWTVVESLPVHEEIKRASGNYLKYIENYKISIKNLAECGINVITYNFMPILDWVRTDHSFINQDGSKTLLYNQEAFTYLDVFLLKRPNSESDYSDIEKENALQFGNTLSIEQKELLFKNVLLGLPGSKTNFTAEQILTLLDNYASIDNVKLLDNLIYFLSEVAPVAEKLGSKLAIHPDDPPFSVLGLPRIVSTESDLRAIFEAVPLEANGLCYCTGSLGANPQNNLEKIIDDYGNRIHFLHLRNTIRENRNVFRESEHLDGDTKMEVIMEKLLLLMNQRKVSLPMRPDHGFLHAIEEGKEQYPGYSLIGRLKGLAELRGLEKGIAYKLDQIV, from the coding sequence ATGATAAAAATGCAACAGGCAATGCGATGGTTTGGTCCCCAAGACACCGTAAATTTAATAGATATTAAACAAGCAGGAGCTTCTGCAGTTGTATCGGCTTTGCATCATATTCCCGTTGGAGATGTTTGGGAAGTGGATGAAATAAAAGCTAGACAGGAAATAGTAAGAAATGCAGGTTTGAAATGGACAGTTGTAGAAAGTCTACCCGTTCATGAAGAAATTAAAAGAGCTTCGGGAAATTATCTGAAGTACATTGAGAACTATAAAATAAGTATAAAAAATCTAGCCGAATGCGGAATTAACGTTATCACATATAACTTTATGCCCATTTTAGACTGGGTTCGTACAGATCATAGTTTTATTAATCAAGATGGAAGTAAGACACTTTTATATAATCAGGAAGCTTTTACTTATTTAGATGTTTTTTTATTAAAGCGCCCAAATTCTGAAAGCGATTATTCTGATATAGAAAAAGAAAATGCATTGCAGTTTGGTAATACTCTTTCTATAGAGCAAAAAGAATTGCTTTTCAAAAATGTATTATTAGGGCTTCCAGGTAGTAAAACAAATTTTACGGCAGAGCAAATTCTAACTTTATTAGATAATTACGCTTCAATTGATAATGTAAAATTGCTAGATAATCTGATTTACTTTTTATCAGAAGTAGCTCCAGTTGCTGAAAAACTGGGTTCTAAATTAGCAATTCATCCTGACGATCCCCCTTTTTCGGTTTTGGGACTTCCTCGAATCGTTTCTACAGAAAGTGATCTTCGAGCAATTTTTGAAGCTGTTCCTTTAGAGGCAAATGGGTTATGTTATTGCACAGGTTCGTTAGGAGCAAATCCTCAAAATAATCTCGAAAAAATTATTGATGATTATGGAAATCGAATTCATTTTTTACATCTGAGAAATACAATCAGAGAAAACAGAAATGTTTTTAGAGAATCTGAACATTTGGATGGAGATACAAAAATGGAGGTTATTATGGAAAAATTATTGCTATTAATGAATCAAAGGAAAGTGAGTTTACCAATGCGTCCCGATCACGGATTTTTGCATGCTATTGAAGAAGGGAAGGAACAATATCCAGGTTATTCTTTAATAGGCAGATTAAAAGGTCTTGCTGAATTAAGAGGCTTAGAAAAGGGAATTGCTTATAAATTAGATCAAATAGTTTAA
- a CDS encoding SDR family NAD(P)-dependent oxidoreductase, whose product MNTKTAIVTGGNSGLGFATAKKLCDNGITTYIIGRSKEKTEGACRELGENAIPVLYDLNNINGISAMIEDLTKNNPIDILVNNAGINLKKEFLDVSDEDFLSIIHTNLLSVFAISRAVVKNMKENNGGNIVNISSMASQYGIPKVIAYSASKGAIESMTRAMAVELAPFGIRVNCVAPGFIKTKMSAKALDNDPERKNKVLSRTPMGILGEPSDIADAVYYFASSESKFTTGTILPVDGGNSIGF is encoded by the coding sequence ATGAATACAAAAACTGCAATTGTAACCGGAGGAAATTCTGGTTTAGGTTTTGCCACAGCAAAAAAATTATGTGATAATGGTATCACGACCTATATAATTGGAAGGTCAAAAGAAAAAACTGAAGGAGCTTGTCGTGAATTAGGCGAGAATGCAATTCCTGTTTTGTATGATTTAAATAATATCAATGGAATTTCGGCAATGATAGAAGATTTGACCAAAAATAATCCAATCGATATTTTGGTTAATAATGCTGGGATCAACTTGAAAAAAGAGTTTTTAGATGTAAGTGATGAAGATTTTTTATCAATTATTCACACTAACCTTTTGAGTGTTTTTGCTATAAGTAGAGCAGTAGTAAAAAATATGAAAGAAAATAACGGAGGAAACATTGTGAATATCAGTTCGATGGCTTCTCAATATGGTATTCCAAAAGTAATTGCCTATTCAGCAAGTAAAGGAGCAATAGAATCTATGACAAGAGCTATGGCTGTAGAATTGGCTCCGTTTGGTATTAGAGTAAATTGTGTAGCACCAGGTTTTATCAAAACAAAAATGTCCGCAAAAGCACTGGATAATGATCCGGAGAGAAAAAATAAAGTGCTATCGAGAACGCCAATGGGTATTTTGGGTGAGCCTTCAGACATTGCAGATGCGGTTTATTATTTTGCCTCAAGTGAATCAAAATTTACCACAGGAACTATTTTACCAGTTGATGGAGGAAACAGCATCGGATTCTAA
- a CDS encoding glycosyl hydrolase 115 family protein, whose amino-acid sequence MKVFPKYIVAIITVCLFNTLQAAEPFITIVKNSDVLVLKEKSLKLSLFVNNNVDKGIVRAITNLQSDFEKVTGDKPTIFNQITNTSSPLIIIGTIGTNSVIDELIKQKKIDGRELKGKNEKFIIQSIKNPFKGVEDAIVIAGSDKRGTIYGIYELSRQIGVSPWYYWADVPIEHKENLYFKKGFYTDGEPAVKYRGIFINDEAPALSGWSKATFGGFNSQFYEKVFELLLRLKANYMWPAMWGNAFYDDDSANGPLANEMGIVMGTSHHEPMALAQQDWKRYIQKNNLPNIWDYSKNKPVLDEFWKTGIERSKNWEKLVTIGMRGDGDEAMNEGTNISLLENIVKNQRQIIEKITRQKAEKTPQVWALYKEVQDYYDQGMRVPDDVILLFCDDNWGNVRKLPDLTKPLHKGGYGMYYHFDYVGGPRNSKWINISPIQRVWEQMNLSYEHGVDKIWIVNVGDLKPMEFPISFFLDMAWNPKQFNSKNLFEFTENWAAQQFGSKHAKEIARLLNTYPKYNRRVTPEMLDSKTYSLENYNEFETVVNDYKNLALDAYRLYDEVPKQYKDAYFQLVLYPIDACSNLYEMYFAQAKNQKLAEEKNGLANYYADKVKVNFVRDSILQNKYNNEIAGGKWTHIMDQMRIGYESWHDSPKNILPKVAYISENAKPLEKIFKEKNGYVSIEAENFSKSNNSNKIHWEVIPDLGKTKSGITTFPQNAYPKEDENVSVEYDIDFVSSGDFDVQVLLAPTLNFNSNKGLRYEISFDNEKPQTVNFNGQYRGELGKWQAEPIIKSITKHSISKHGKHKLYFRVLEPGIVLEKILIDTGGLQPSYLGPPESDVIYQD is encoded by the coding sequence ATGAAAGTTTTTCCAAAATACATAGTAGCAATTATTACAGTTTGTTTGTTTAATACTCTACAAGCAGCAGAACCTTTTATCACGATCGTAAAGAACTCGGATGTGCTGGTTCTAAAGGAAAAATCGTTAAAACTTTCTTTGTTTGTGAATAATAACGTAGACAAAGGTATTGTACGTGCCATAACCAATCTGCAATCTGATTTTGAAAAAGTGACAGGAGATAAACCGACCATTTTTAATCAAATTACAAATACTTCATCACCTCTTATTATCATTGGAACAATAGGTACCAACTCTGTTATTGATGAGTTAATAAAACAAAAGAAAATTGACGGTAGAGAACTGAAGGGTAAAAATGAAAAATTCATCATTCAGAGCATTAAAAATCCTTTCAAAGGAGTAGAAGATGCCATTGTAATTGCAGGAAGTGACAAACGGGGTACGATATATGGTATTTATGAATTATCGCGTCAGATAGGTGTTTCGCCTTGGTATTACTGGGCTGATGTGCCAATTGAACATAAAGAAAATTTATATTTTAAAAAAGGATTTTATACAGATGGGGAACCAGCGGTGAAATATAGAGGAATTTTTATAAATGATGAGGCTCCCGCGTTAAGCGGTTGGTCTAAAGCTACTTTTGGAGGTTTTAATAGTCAGTTTTACGAAAAAGTTTTTGAATTACTTCTCCGTCTCAAAGCAAATTACATGTGGCCTGCTATGTGGGGAAATGCTTTTTATGATGATGATTCTGCTAATGGTCCTCTGGCTAACGAAATGGGAATCGTGATGGGAACTTCTCACCACGAGCCGATGGCTTTGGCACAACAAGATTGGAAACGATACATCCAAAAAAACAATCTTCCAAATATTTGGGATTATTCAAAAAACAAACCGGTCTTAGATGAATTTTGGAAAACCGGAATAGAACGCAGCAAGAATTGGGAAAAATTAGTCACCATAGGAATGCGTGGCGATGGTGATGAAGCAATGAATGAAGGTACCAATATTAGTTTATTAGAAAATATCGTAAAAAATCAACGTCAAATCATTGAAAAAATAACTAGACAAAAAGCTGAAAAAACTCCGCAGGTTTGGGCTTTATACAAAGAAGTTCAGGATTATTATGATCAAGGAATGCGCGTTCCAGATGATGTGATTTTGTTATTTTGTGATGATAATTGGGGAAATGTTCGTAAACTTCCTGATCTAACCAAACCTTTGCACAAAGGAGGCTACGGAATGTACTATCATTTTGACTATGTTGGTGGTCCAAGAAACTCAAAATGGATTAATATTAGTCCAATACAAAGGGTTTGGGAACAAATGAATCTTAGTTATGAGCATGGAGTTGATAAAATCTGGATTGTAAATGTTGGTGATCTTAAACCTATGGAATTTCCGATTAGTTTCTTTTTAGACATGGCGTGGAATCCTAAGCAATTCAATTCTAAAAATCTTTTTGAATTTACCGAAAATTGGGCGGCACAGCAATTTGGAAGCAAACATGCTAAAGAAATTGCACGACTGTTAAATACATATCCAAAATATAACCGCCGAGTTACACCCGAAATGCTAGATAGCAAGACCTATAGTCTTGAAAATTATAATGAATTTGAAACTGTTGTAAATGATTATAAAAATTTAGCTCTCGATGCTTACCGTCTTTACGATGAAGTTCCGAAACAATACAAAGATGCCTATTTTCAGTTAGTACTTTATCCAATAGATGCGTGCAGTAACTTATACGAAATGTATTTTGCACAAGCGAAAAACCAAAAATTAGCAGAAGAAAAAAATGGCCTGGCCAATTATTATGCAGATAAAGTAAAAGTAAATTTTGTTCGAGATTCGATTCTTCAAAACAAATACAACAATGAAATTGCTGGAGGGAAATGGACTCACATAATGGATCAAATGCGTATTGGATATGAAAGCTGGCACGATTCACCAAAGAATATCCTTCCAAAAGTAGCCTATATTTCAGAAAATGCTAAACCACTAGAAAAAATCTTTAAGGAAAAGAATGGTTATGTTTCTATTGAAGCTGAAAATTTTTCTAAATCAAATAATTCAAATAAAATTCACTGGGAAGTCATACCAGATTTGGGAAAAACAAAGTCAGGAATTACCACTTTTCCTCAAAATGCCTATCCAAAAGAAGATGAAAATGTTTCTGTCGAATATGATATTGATTTTGTTTCCAGCGGTGATTTCGATGTTCAAGTACTTTTGGCACCAACTTTAAATTTTAATAGTAATAAAGGATTGCGCTACGAAATTTCTTTTGATAATGAAAAGCCACAAACCGTAAACTTCAATGGACAGTACAGAGGAGAATTAGGAAAATGGCAAGCTGAGCCTATTATTAAATCAATTACTAAACATAGCATTTCAAAGCATGGAAAACATAAGCTGTACTTTCGAGTATTAGAACCAGGAATTGTTTTGGAAAAAATTTTAATCGATACTGGAGGATTACAACCATCTTATTTGGGACCGCCAGAAAGTGATGTTATTTATCAAGATTAA
- the xylA gene encoding xylose isomerase codes for MIILGEKEYYKGIGQIKFEGKESDNPLAFKYYNPDQVVAGKTMREHFRFAIAYWHTFCGQGSDPFGPGTQHFAWDEPKDAIEAAKLKADAAFEFVTKMGFDYYCFHDYDLVREGATFTESESRLATITDYLKEKQAASGVKLLWGTANCFSNPRYMNGAATNPDFNVLARAGGQIKLAIDATIALGGENYVFWGGREGYMTLLNTDMGRELDHMGQFLIQARDYARAQGFKGNFLIEPKPMEPSKHQYDFDCATAIGFLRQYGLEKDFKMNIEVNHATLAQHTFQHEIETAAKAGMLGSLDANRGDYQNGWDTDQFPNNIQETTEAMLVFLKAGGLQGGGVNFDAKIRRNSTDMEDVFHAHIGGADTFARALLTADKIITSSPYDKLRTERYSSFDSGNGKAFEEGKLGLSELYKIAQENGELNLQSGKQELFENIINQYI; via the coding sequence ATGATAATTTTAGGAGAAAAAGAGTATTACAAAGGAATAGGTCAAATTAAATTCGAAGGAAAAGAGTCAGATAATCCTTTGGCGTTTAAATATTACAATCCAGATCAGGTAGTTGCAGGAAAAACAATGCGTGAGCATTTTAGATTTGCGATTGCGTATTGGCATACTTTCTGCGGACAAGGTTCAGATCCTTTTGGACCTGGAACACAACATTTTGCATGGGATGAACCTAAAGATGCGATTGAAGCAGCAAAATTAAAAGCAGATGCTGCTTTCGAATTTGTTACTAAAATGGGTTTTGATTATTACTGTTTTCATGATTATGACTTGGTTAGAGAAGGAGCAACTTTTACAGAATCAGAAAGCAGATTGGCTACAATCACTGATTATTTGAAAGAGAAACAAGCAGCTTCCGGAGTAAAATTACTTTGGGGAACAGCAAACTGTTTTTCTAATCCACGTTACATGAATGGTGCAGCGACTAATCCAGACTTTAATGTATTGGCAAGAGCTGGTGGTCAAATAAAATTGGCTATCGATGCGACTATTGCTTTAGGTGGAGAAAACTATGTGTTTTGGGGAGGTCGTGAAGGATATATGACTTTATTAAACACTGACATGGGAAGAGAATTAGATCACATGGGACAGTTTTTAATTCAGGCTAGAGATTATGCAAGAGCTCAAGGTTTCAAAGGGAATTTTCTTATTGAGCCAAAACCAATGGAACCATCAAAACACCAATACGATTTTGATTGTGCTACAGCAATTGGATTCTTACGTCAATATGGTTTAGAGAAAGATTTCAAAATGAACATCGAGGTAAATCACGCTACTTTGGCACAACACACTTTCCAACACGAAATTGAAACTGCTGCTAAAGCTGGAATGTTAGGAAGTTTAGATGCTAACAGAGGTGATTACCAAAATGGATGGGATACTGACCAATTTCCAAATAATATCCAAGAAACTACTGAAGCAATGTTGGTTTTCTTAAAAGCTGGTGGTTTACAAGGTGGTGGAGTTAATTTTGATGCAAAAATCAGAAGAAATTCAACTGATATGGAAGATGTTTTCCATGCACATATTGGTGGTGCTGATACTTTTGCAAGAGCATTATTGACTGCAGATAAAATCATTACTTCTTCTCCTTATGATAAATTAAGAACAGAAAGATATAGTTCTTTTGATTCTGGAAACGGAAAAGCTTTCGAAGAAGGTAAATTAGGTCTTTCTGAATTGTATAAAATTGCTCAGGAAAATGGAGAATTAAATCTACAAAGCGGAAAACAAGAATTGTTTGAAAACATTATCAATCAATATATTTAA
- a CDS encoding glycoside hydrolase family 43 protein, producing MAEENIEKIKFEEIDKFAISQPLVSHIYTADPSAHVFNGKIYIYPSHDIDSGIPFNDNGDHFGMEDYHVFSMDSINSQAIDNGVALHVDDVAWAEKQMWAPDAAHKNGKYYLYFPAKRSNGIFQIGVAVSDSPAGPFKPEKEAIKGSYSIDPAVFEDEDGKHYIYFGGIWGGQLQKYRDNKYDTDYEEPFGTNRALGPIVARLSDDMLEFDEEPKEIKILDENGKDLLASDNDRRFFEASWVHKYKGKYYFSYSTGDTHFICYAIGDSPYGPFVYQGIILNPVVGWTSHHSICRVDNDWYLFYHDSSLSKGITHLRSIKVTKINYLPDGSIETINPYSKEY from the coding sequence ATGGCTGAAGAAAATATAGAAAAAATTAAATTTGAGGAAATTGATAAATTTGCCATTTCACAACCTTTAGTATCTCATATTTATACAGCTGATCCTTCAGCACATGTATTCAATGGCAAGATATATATTTATCCCTCACATGATATTGATTCAGGAATTCCATTCAATGATAATGGAGATCATTTTGGTATGGAAGACTATCATGTGTTTTCAATGGACTCTATCAACTCACAAGCTATAGATAATGGTGTTGCTTTACATGTTGATGATGTAGCTTGGGCAGAAAAGCAAATGTGGGCACCAGATGCAGCGCATAAAAACGGTAAGTATTATTTGTATTTTCCTGCAAAACGTTCAAATGGAATTTTTCAGATAGGTGTTGCAGTTAGTGATTCTCCTGCTGGTCCTTTTAAACCAGAAAAAGAAGCTATTAAAGGAAGCTATAGTATTGATCCTGCTGTTTTTGAGGACGAAGATGGTAAACATTATATTTATTTTGGAGGAATTTGGGGCGGACAGCTTCAGAAATACAGAGATAATAAATATGATACCGATTATGAAGAACCATTCGGAACAAATAGGGCGTTAGGTCCTATAGTTGCCAGGTTAAGTGATGATATGTTAGAGTTTGATGAAGAACCAAAAGAAATTAAAATTCTTGATGAAAACGGAAAGGATTTATTAGCAAGTGATAATGACCGTCGTTTTTTTGAAGCTTCATGGGTGCATAAATACAAAGGCAAATATTATTTCTCGTACTCAACAGGTGATACTCATTTTATATGTTATGCGATAGGCGATAGTCCTTATGGACCATTTGTTTATCAAGGAATAATTCTAAATCCAGTTGTTGGCTGGACATCTCACCATTCTATTTGTAGAGTTGATAATGATTGGTATTTGTTTTACCATGATTCGAGTTTATCAAAAGGAATAACGCATTTAAGAAGCATAAAAGTAACCAAAATAAATTATTTGCCAGATGGTTCAATTGAAACCATAAATCCATATAGTAAAGAGTACTAA
- a CDS encoding NUDIX hydrolase: protein MNARDEKEKMTVKNYKKYYIEIDCAIFNLQEDGLKVLVVKDIDDLGVTHWRLAHDWLKKDKTILETASGILKRCIGENSSYLEQVKAFGFTSSYSIKEDISIGYYALVRIISNDLEKHIAEGHTKWIGINETSCLNDKDTVILNYCIQEIRDSICKTAIGFNLLPEKFTLAQIIHLYKEILGIDIDKSNFRRKILATGLLSDLYEKEENVSHRAARFYKLSLQHQEILLNKELNFHF, encoded by the coding sequence ATGAATGCAAGAGATGAAAAAGAAAAAATGACCGTCAAAAACTATAAAAAATACTATATAGAAATTGATTGTGCAATTTTTAATCTTCAGGAGGATGGTCTAAAAGTTTTAGTTGTTAAGGATATAGATGATCTTGGTGTAACACATTGGAGATTAGCTCATGATTGGTTAAAAAAAGACAAGACTATACTGGAAACAGCTTCTGGTATTTTGAAAAGATGTATTGGTGAGAATAGTTCTTATTTGGAGCAAGTGAAGGCATTTGGTTTTACTTCTTCTTACTCGATAAAAGAAGATATTTCGATTGGATATTATGCACTTGTTAGGATTATTTCAAATGATTTAGAAAAACACATTGCTGAAGGACATACGAAATGGATTGGTATTAATGAAACTAGCTGTTTAAATGATAAAGACACTGTGATATTAAATTATTGTATACAAGAGATACGCGATAGTATTTGTAAAACTGCGATAGGTTTTAATTTGCTTCCGGAAAAATTCACCTTGGCTCAAATAATCCACCTGTATAAAGAAATCTTAGGTATTGATATTGATAAATCTAATTTTCGAAGAAAGATTCTTGCAACTGGATTATTAAGTGATTTATATGAAAAAGAGGAAAATGTTTCGCATCGTGCTGCGAGATTTTATAAACTAAGCTTACAACATCAAGAAATTTTATTGAATAAAGAACTCAATTTTCATTTTTGA
- a CDS encoding transketolase: protein MEIQQLQYIVSQTRRDILRMVHKVNSGHPGGSLGCTEFLVTLYNEIMYRNEGFDMNGKGEDLFFLSNGHISPVFYSVLARCGYFDVEELNTFRLLNSRLQGHPTTHEGLPGVRIASGSLGQGLSVAIGAAQAKKLNGDSRLIYTLHGDGELQEGQNWEAIMYASAKKVDNLIATVDYNGQQIDGSTKDVLDMGSLKAKFEAFDWEVLEIKEGNNISAILEGYTLAKQLVGKGKPVCVLLHTVMGNGVDFMMYTHAWHGKAPNDEQLTNGLAQNTSILADY from the coding sequence ATGGAAATTCAACAATTACAATATATAGTATCTCAGACTCGTCGTGATATTTTGAGAATGGTTCATAAAGTGAATTCAGGTCATCCTGGAGGTTCTTTAGGGTGTACAGAATTTTTAGTGACTTTATATAATGAAATTATGTACCGCAATGAAGGTTTTGATATGAATGGGAAGGGCGAAGATTTGTTCTTTTTATCTAATGGTCATATTTCTCCAGTTTTTTATAGTGTTTTAGCGAGATGCGGTTATTTTGACGTTGAGGAATTAAACACTTTTAGGTTATTGAATTCTCGTTTGCAAGGACATCCAACTACACATGAAGGTTTACCAGGAGTACGAATTGCTTCGGGTTCTTTAGGACAAGGATTATCTGTGGCTATTGGTGCAGCTCAAGCTAAAAAACTTAATGGTGATTCAAGATTAATCTACACACTTCACGGTGATGGAGAATTGCAGGAAGGACAAAATTGGGAGGCGATCATGTATGCTTCGGCTAAAAAAGTTGATAATTTAATCGCTACAGTTGATTATAATGGTCAGCAAATTGACGGTTCTACCAAAGATGTACTTGACATGGGTTCTTTGAAAGCTAAGTTTGAAGCCTTTGATTGGGAAGTACTTGAAATTAAAGAAGGAAATAATATCTCTGCTATTTTGGAGGGTTATACTTTGGCAAAACAATTAGTTGGAAAAGGAAAACCAGTCTGTGTTTTATTGCATACTGTAATGGGGAATGGTGTTGATTTTATGATGTATACTCACGCTTGGCATGGAAAAGCACCAAATGATGAACAATTAACAAACGGATTAGCTCAGAACACTTCAATTTTAGCAGACTATTAA
- the fsa gene encoding fructose-6-phosphate aldolase gives MKFFIDTANLEDIKEAQALGVLDGVTTNPSLMAKEWISGKQNILQHYVNICNIVDGDVSAEVIATDYEGMIKEGEELAALHEQIVVKLPMIADGIKACKYFSDKGIRTNVTLVFSAGQALLAAKAGATYVSPFLGRLDDISTDGMHLISEIREIYDNYGFKTQILSASIRHTMHVVNCAKVGSDVMTGPLSAIKGLLKHPLTDIGLAQFVEDAKKMNL, from the coding sequence ATGAAATTTTTTATTGACACTGCTAATTTAGAAGATATTAAAGAAGCACAAGCCCTAGGCGTTTTAGATGGAGTGACCACAAATCCATCATTAATGGCAAAAGAGTGGATCTCTGGAAAGCAAAATATTTTACAGCATTATGTAAACATCTGTAATATAGTTGATGGTGACGTCTCTGCCGAAGTAATTGCAACAGATTATGAGGGTATGATAAAAGAAGGAGAAGAATTAGCCGCTTTGCATGAGCAAATTGTAGTGAAACTACCAATGATTGCTGATGGAATTAAGGCTTGTAAATATTTTTCGGATAAAGGAATAAGAACCAATGTTACTTTGGTTTTCTCTGCTGGACAAGCTCTTTTGGCAGCCAAAGCAGGAGCAACCTATGTATCACCTTTTTTAGGTAGATTGGATGATATTTCGACGGATGGAATGCATTTGATTTCTGAAATTCGTGAGATTTATGATAATTATGGATTTAAAACCCAAATTCTTTCTGCATCTATTAGACATACTATGCATGTTGTGAATTGTGCCAAAGTTGGATCTGATGTAATGACTGGACCTTTATCCGCAATTAAAGGATTATTGAAACATCCATTAACAGATATTGGTTTAGCACAATTTGTTGAAGATGCTAAAAAAATGAATTTGTAA